One part of the Malus sylvestris chromosome 2, drMalSylv7.2, whole genome shotgun sequence genome encodes these proteins:
- the LOC126595883 gene encoding E3 ubiquitin-protein ligase ATL42-like encodes MIRILEAQPTGIAYSTDEQLNFQPSVALVIGVLAIFFLLTFVLLVYVKFCHRRAYVVGNNHLQSTGFVTASARFSGIDKTVIEALPFFKFSSLKGSKEGLECAVCLSKFEDIEILRLLPKCKHAFHISCIDYWLEKHSSCPLCRHRVSSEDLTSITYSNSMRWINQSERRQDSNIELFVQREEDHSGSSRFSVGSSFRIVENAIDKELLIQGVADVTEEGQKVLHKHKHKIVVSDLEFKNRWSNVSSSDLLFLNSEMLDTMSSDRFSFRDLNDEQFSPAKATGNQEIVKIREEMEMKRLFEDKFSTMSKHSSALVPSASVSIETSAHASSSVNQGEKRSMSEITGLSRFGNLGSKNRTRELSLLENNAKEERMRRLWLPIARRTVHWFANREKRSPQPQRPLDV; translated from the exons ATGATTAGAATTTTGG AAGCACAACCTACAGGCATAGCATATTCTACTGATGAACAACTAAATTTTCAACCAAGTGTTGCTTTGGTGATTGGAGTTCTAGCAATCTTCTTTTTACTGACTTTTGTCCTCCTTGTATATGTGAAATTCTGCCACAGAAGAGCTTATGTGGTAGGAAACAACCATCTCCAGTCAACAGGATTTGTCACCGCAAGCGCTCGATTTTCCGGTATTGACAAGACAGTGATTGAGGCCCTtccctttttcaaattttcttcacTGAAAGGGTCGAAAGAAGGCCTCGAATGCGCAGTCTGCCTGTCGAAATTCGAAGATATTGAAATCCTCAGGCTGCTTCCCAAATGCAAACATGCTTTTCACATCAGCTGCATTGATTACTGGCTTGAAAAGCACTCAAGCTGTCCTCTCTGCAGGCACAGGGTTAGTTCTGAGGACTTAACTTCCATTACCTACTCAAACAGCATGAGGTGGATTAATCAATCAGAGCGCCGCCAGGACTCGAACATAGAGCTCTTTGTTCAGAGAGAGGAGGATCACAGCGGTTCTTCAAGATTCAGTGTAGGAAGCAGCTTTCGAATAGTTGAAAATGCGATTGATAAGGAACTGTTGATCCAAGGAGTTGCTGATGTGACAGAGGAGGGTCAGAAAGTCCTGCACAAGCACAAGCACAAAATTGTTGTTTCGGATCTTGAGTTTAAGAACAGATGGAGCAATGTGAGTTCCTCTGACCTCCTGTTCTTGAATTCTGAGATGCTTGACACGATGTCAAGCGATAGGTTCTCTTTCAGAGATTTAAATGATGAGCAGTTTTCGCCCGCGAAAGCAACAGGAAATCAGGAGATTGTGAAGATtagggaggagatggagatgaAGAGATTGTTTGAGGACAAATTTAGTACAATGAGCAAACATAGTTCAGCTTTGGTTCCTTCTGCTTCAGTTAGCATAGAGACGTCAGCTCATGCCTCAAGTTCTGTGAATCAAGGCGAGAAAAGATCCATGTCCGAAATCACTGGTCTTTCGAGATTTGGGAATTTGGGTTCTAAGAACAGGACTAGAGAGCTTTCTCTGCTTGAAAACAATGCAAAGGAGGAAAGAATGAGGCGGCTTTGGTTGCCGATTGCCAGAAGAACAGTCCACTGGTTTGCCAACAGAGAGAAAAGGTCCCCACAGCCTCAACGGCCTTTAGATGTATAA